A genomic segment from Glycine soja cultivar W05 chromosome 20, ASM419377v2, whole genome shotgun sequence encodes:
- the LOC114402163 gene encoding putative glycine-rich cell wall structural protein 1 produces MATSKVLGAAFIALLIVDLAFAARVTDRLLGGRSGGGGGGGGSGGGGGGGGSLGRGSGYGSGYGSGEGEGYGGGSLGGGGGGGGGRGGGGGGGGATGGSGYGSGYGSGYGSGYGSGGGANGGGGGGGGGKGGGGGGGGSNGSGYGSGSGYGEGGGYGQGGGNGGRGGGGGGGGGGGGGGGGGGGSGGSGYGSGSGYGSGWGGGGNYESP; encoded by the coding sequence ATGGCAACCTCAAAGGTCTTAGGGGCTGCTTTCATTGCTTTGCTTATTGTGGACCTTGCATTTGCTGCTAGGGTTACGGATAGGTTACTTGGGGGAAGAAGTGGCGGTGGCGGTGGCGGCGGTGGCAGTGGCGGAGGAGGTGGCGGTGGTGGTAGTCTTGGACGTGGTTCCGGGTATGGATCAGGGTATGGCTCGGGTGAGGGTGAAGGGTACGGTGGAGGATCACTAGGAGGAGGCGGGGGTGGCGGTGGAGGCAGAGGAGGAGGTGGCGGTGGCGGTGGTGCTACGGGAGGTTCGGGGTACGGGTCCGGATATGGGTCAGGGTATGGATCCGGATACGGGTCTGGTGGTGGTGCGAATGGTGGCGGTGGTGGAGGAGGTGGAGGCAAAGGTGGTGGAGGCGGAGGTGGAGGTTCTAATGGTTCAGGGTATGGCTCAGGCTCTGGATACGGTGAAGGAGGTGGTTATGGTCAAGGAGGTGGAAATGGAGGACGAGGCGGTGGCGGTggcggtggtggaggaggaggtggaGGTGGTGGCGGCGGCGGTGGTAGTGGAGGTTCTGGTTATGGTAGTGGCTCTGGGTATGGGTCTGGTTGGGGTGGGGGAGGAAATTATGAGTCCCCTTAA
- the LOC114402979 gene encoding peroxidase 65-like, whose protein sequence is MAFPILFLLFISLPFSSAKLNVDYYKNTCPDFEKIVRENVFTKQSASVATAPGLLRLFFHDCITDGCDASLLITSNAYNPHAERDADLNLSLSGDAFDIIVKIKNALELACPGVVSCSDIVAQATRDLVKMVGGPFYPVRLGRKDSTESDAARVSASLPTPSMTMDQIIEKFTSKGFTVKEMVALTGAHTIGFTHCKEFIHRIYNFSKTSDADPMMHPKLVQGLRSVCQNYTKDSSMAAFNDVRSPGKFDNAYYQNVIKGLGLLTSDSILAVDPRTKPLVELYANDQQAFFKDFADAMEKLSVFRVKTGDKGEVRNRCDQFNSIPA, encoded by the coding sequence ATGGCTTTCCCAattctcttccttctcttcaTTTCCCTTCCCTTCTCCTCCGCAAAGCTCAACGTCGATTACTACAAAAACACATGCCCAGACTTCGAAAAAATCGTTAGGGAAAACGTCTTCACCAAACAAAGCGCTAGCGTGGCCACAGCACCGGGTCTCCTTCGCCTCTTCTTCCACGATTGCATCACCGATGGCTGCGACGCTTCCCTCCTCATAACTTCCAATGCATACAACCCTCATGCAGAACGTGATGCGGACCTCAACCTTTCTCTCTCCGGTGATGCCTTCGACATCATAGTTAAAATCAAAAACGCATTAGAACTTGCATGCCCTGGTGTTGTGTCGTGTTCCGACATCGTGGCACAGGCCACAAGAGACCTTGTTAAGATGGTCGGTGGTCCTTTTTACCCCGTGAGGCTGGGGAGAAAGGATAGCACTGAATCAGATGCTGCGAGAGTGAGTGCAAGCCTTCCAACACCAAGCATGACCATGGACCAGATCATTGAGAAGTTCACCTCAAAGGGTTTCACTGTTAAGGAGATGGTGGCTTTGACTGGGGCACACACCATTGGGTTCACACACTGCAAGGAGTTCATCCACAGGATCTACAACTTCAGCAAGACCTCTGATGCTGACCCTATGATGCACCCTAAGCTGGTCCAAGGGTTGAGGTCCGTGTGCCAGAACTACACCAAGGACTCCTCAATGGCTGCATTCAATGATGTTAGGTCACCAGGGAAGTTTGACAATGCCTACTACCAGAATGTCATCAAGGGTTTGGGGTTGTTGACCTCTGATTCCATTCTTGCTGTTGACCCAAGGACAAAGCCTCTTGTGGAGCTCTATGCAAATGACCAGCAAGCTTTCTTCAAGGACTTTGCTGATGCCATGGAGAAACTTTCTGTGTTTAGAGTCAAAACTGGCGACAAAGGAGAGGTGAGGAACAGGTGTGACCAATTCAACAGTATTCCTGCCTAA
- the LOC114403490 gene encoding acyl-CoA-binding domain-containing protein 6-like, whose product MEVNNWHKELKYDEWVPITVSGARPAARYKHAAAVVDEKLYVAGGSRNGRHLSDVQVFDLRSLTWSSLKLKANVRKDDDDSSQEILPATSDHNMIRWGEKLLLLGGNSRESSAELTVRYIDIETCQFGVIKTSGDVPVARVGQSASLFGSRVILFGGEEMSRKLLNDVHVLDLESMTWEMIKTTQTPPAPRYDHSAAIQGERYLLIFGGCSHSIFFNDLHLLDMQTMEWSQPQTQGDLVSPRAGHTGITIDESWLIVGGGDNRSGCPETLVLDMSKLVWSVLTVVKQKDPLSSEGLSVCSATIGGEKYLLAFGGYNGRYSNEVFVMRPKAKDTMRPKIFQSPAAAAAAASVTSAYALSKSEKLDFMQLDDINSKLSVNGHHKDDVVDKVEAIKEEKRLLELSIAEVRAENSKLGGEIEEINNTHAELTKELQSVQGQLVAERSRCFNLEAKIAELQKLLESMQSVEEEVQALREKKSALDQEMELAATAESKSSGWRWFGGSEK is encoded by the exons ATGGAAGTCAACAATTGGCATAAGGAGCTTAAATATGATGAGTGGGTACCAATCACTGTATCTGGTGCACGTCCAGCTGCTCGCTACAag CATGCTGCAGCAGTAGTTGATGAAAAATTATACGTTGCTGGTGGGAGTCGTAATGGTCGACACTTATCTGATGTTCAG GTTTTTGATTTAAGAAGTTTGACATGGTCTTCTCTGAAACTAAAAGCAAATGTCAGAAAGGATGATGACGATAGTTCACAGGAGATTCTTCCAGCCACATCTGATCACAATATG ATTAGATGGGGTGAGAAACTGCTTCTTCTTGGTGGCAATTCAAGGGAATCTTCTGCTGAACTAACAG TTCGATACATTGACATTGAAACATGCCAATTTGGAGTTATTAAGACTTCTGGTGATGTTCCA GTAGCCCGTGTGGGACAGTCTGCCTCACTGTTTGGTTCAAGAGTGATATTGTTTGGTGGAGAAGAAATGAGCAGGAAGCTGTTGAATGATGTCCATGTTCTTGATCTTGAAAGTATGACTTGGGAAATGATAAAGACTAC GCAGACACCTCCAGCTCCTAGATACGATCATTCCGCTGCTATTCAAGGAGAGCGGTACCTTCTAATATTTGGTGGTTGCTCTCATTCTATCTTCTTCAATGATCTTCATTTATTAGACATGCAAACA ATGGAGTGGTCCCAACCACAAACTCAAGGTGATTTAGTATCTCCCAGGGCAGGACACACTGGTATCACTATTGATGAAAGCTGGCTTATAGTTGGTGGTGGAGATAATAGAAGTg GTTGCCCTGAAACCCTGGTGTTAGACATGTCTAAGCTTGTTTGGTCAGTATTGACTGTTGTGAAGCAAAAAGATCCACTTTCTAGTGAG GGTCTTAGTGTCTGTTCAGCAACAATTGGTGGAGAAAAGTATTTGTTAGCATTTGGAGGCTATAATGGGAGATATAGCAATGAG GTTTTTGTTATGAGACCCAAGGCAAAGGATACCATGCGTCCCAAGATTTTTCAATCACCTGCTGCCGCGGCTGCTGCGGCTTCTGTTACTTCTGCTTATGCATTGTCTAAGTCTGAGAAGTTGGATTTCATGCAACTGGATGATATAAATTCCAAGTTATCTGTAAATGGTCATCATAAAGATGATGTGGTGGATAAAGTTGAAGCcattaaagaagaaaaacgGTTATTGGAATTGTCAATTGCAGAAGTCAGGGCTGAAAATTCTAAGCTTGGAGGCGAGatagaagaaataaataatactcATGCTGAGTTGACCAAG GAACTCCAGTCAGTCCAGGGACAACTTGTGGCTGAGAGATCAAGATGCTTTAACTTGGAG GCCAAAATTGCAGAACTCCAGAAGTTGCTGGAATCAATGCAGTCTGTGGAAGAGGAGGTACAGGCTCTTCGTGAAAAGAAATCTGCTCTGGACCAGGAGATGGAGCTTGCTGCAACAGCTGAGAGCAAGAGTTCTGGTTGGCGATGGTTTGGTGGGAGTGagaaatga